From the genome of Torulaspora globosa chromosome 2, complete sequence, one region includes:
- a CDS encoding uncharacterized protein (ancestral locus Anc_7.404), whose amino-acid sequence MPGQIESIPFLSQIEDVDKYLLEYRSLKLATPGHSSSYSSGGHHVQGQARSLGSEVREVNVAGEPAGSYNGAVDGAGSYGNGMKGTNFSGSMGAGRKKYVGNANQYRKYGVQYSNVQQQNTMIANHFKQVYPQMGYNGSGSGSNLSLDQLSASFMMPNRMSQQPNVAQTQQGYPSGASSPSPVPSRVDTTLSGGSSISSYTSNAEHASASAQFGASHASQFQNFLDPGLVSSSSIVPGISSNTNIYNLGNGDLVRGYSSSSLVAERNNSAGTPLGFEPGVSTPVLGPEPISSDRVAGEVNLGGFDAPAAGISANPANNMLMSDYPVGWGSNHATTSSNTSGAFGIWNNDMSVWS is encoded by the coding sequence ATGCCGGGACAAATTGAAAGCATTCCATTCCTTTCCCAGATCGAGGACGTCGATAAATATCTGCTCGAATATCGGAGTCTTAAATTGGCGACACCGGGACACTCCAGCAGCTACAGCTCCGGTGGACATCATGTGCAGGGCCAGGCGAGATCTCTTGGCAGTGAGGTTCGTGAGGTTAATGTTGCAGGGGAGCCGGCTGGCAGTTACAACGGCGCGGTTGACGGCGCTGGGAGCTACGGGAACGGCATGAAAGGAACGAATTTTAGCGGTTCGATGGGTGCTGGCAGAAAGAAGTACGTTGGGAACGCGAACCAGTATAGGAAATATGGAGTGCAGTACTCCAACgtgcagcagcagaacaCTATGATTGCGAACCACTTCAAGCAGGTGTATCCGCAAATGGGCTACAACGGTAGCGGAAGTGGCAGTAACCTCAGCTTGGACCAACTGAGCGCTTCTTTTATGATGCCAAACCGGATGTCGCAGCAGCCCAACGTGGCCCAAACGCAGCAAGGGTATCCTTCCGGGGCTTCGTCGCCATCGCCTGTGCCCTCGAGGGTCGATACCACTCTGAGCGGGGGCTCTTCCATTTCGTCGTACACCAGCAACGCGGAACACGCCAGTGCCAGCGCCCAATTCGGCGCTTCTCATGCTTCCCAGTTTCAGAATTTCCTGGATCCAGGACTCgtttcttcgtcatctaTTGTGCCCGGTATCTCCTCAAATACAAACATCTACAACTTGGGTAATGGCGATTTGGTACGTGGGTACTCATCGAGCTCGCTGGTGGCCGAGCGGAACAACTCAGCGGGAACCCCGCTGGGCTTTGAGCCCGGTGTCTCAACTCCGGTTTTAGGTCCAGAACCGATCTCTTCGGATCGGGTCGCTGGGGAAGTCAATCTGGGCGGCTTTGATGCGCCGGCCGCTGGCATCAGTGCTAACCCTGCAAATAATATGCTGATGAGCGACTATCCAGTTGGGTGGGGTTCGAACCATGCGACTACCTCATCCAACACCAGTGGGGCTTTTGGAATCTGGAATAATGACATGAGCGTATGGAGTTAA